A single window of Nocardia sp. NBC_01327 DNA harbors:
- the zomB gene encoding flagellar motor control protein ZomB, protein MPVGSAHRRAADVSARRFSRLSRTVFIGGIVLTATLFAAGAWQRRWIADDGLIVLRTVRNLLAGNGPVFNAGERVETNTSTAWTYLVWFFSWLTQLRLEYVVLGIALTLSVLAIVFAMLGSARLWGGTKSALLVPAGALVYIAMPPARDYATSGLENCLVICWLAVLWWLLVRWSQAERVRLPGFFGLVFFAGLAPLIRPEMTLVGALALVMIFCAPLPQTRVRPLFFRIGVVLVAGLVPVAYQIWRMGYYGLPYPNTAVAKDAAGAKWHQGFIYLWNFVGPYWLWLPLLILAIAAVFAVRSGRASGSLDRRAVDDEVSEGSETRWRNRIHRFSVRLRTPAAVATLMVGSGVVLIVYELRVGGDFMHGRMLLPQLFCLMLPVAVLPVRLPQNIFSGQRGGRRVDWALAVVLAGFVGTAGWALFAANTTAITTGTKIASTGIVDERIYYVLNTGHDHPILAEDYLDYPRMRAMVRDITDTPDGGLLLNSPSFMFWYVAPPPAPIPDGGAGHTVFFLNLGMTSMNVPLNVRVIDQMGLAYPLAAHTDRLTDGRIGHDKNLYPDWVVVDAGMVDKHPWLPWYMDDKWVQQARVALSCPQTQDLLASSRSPLTFERFRHNVMQSLDFSKYRIDRVPKYEIERCGLVDPYPSAPAVPVPPK, encoded by the coding sequence TTGCCGGTCGGTAGTGCCCATCGGCGTGCGGCAGATGTGTCCGCGCGCCGTTTCTCGCGACTATCTCGCACCGTCTTCATCGGTGGGATCGTGCTGACCGCGACCCTTTTCGCAGCCGGCGCCTGGCAGCGGCGGTGGATCGCCGACGACGGCCTGATCGTGCTGCGCACGGTGCGAAACCTGCTGGCGGGCAACGGCCCGGTATTCAATGCGGGCGAACGCGTCGAAACCAATACCAGTACGGCCTGGACCTACCTCGTCTGGTTCTTCAGCTGGCTGACCCAGCTGCGGCTGGAGTACGTGGTGCTCGGCATCGCGCTCACGCTGTCGGTGCTGGCGATCGTCTTCGCCATGCTGGGCTCGGCACGACTGTGGGGCGGAACGAAATCCGCCCTTCTGGTCCCGGCCGGAGCACTGGTCTACATCGCCATGCCTCCCGCTCGTGACTACGCCACCTCCGGCCTGGAGAACTGCCTGGTCATCTGCTGGCTGGCAGTGCTGTGGTGGCTGCTGGTCCGCTGGAGTCAGGCCGAACGAGTGCGCCTGCCAGGCTTTTTCGGCCTGGTGTTCTTCGCCGGGCTGGCCCCGCTGATCCGGCCGGAGATGACGCTGGTCGGTGCGCTCGCACTGGTCATGATCTTCTGCGCACCGCTGCCGCAGACCCGGGTGCGGCCGCTGTTCTTCCGGATCGGTGTCGTGCTGGTGGCAGGACTGGTGCCGGTCGCGTACCAGATCTGGCGCATGGGCTATTACGGTCTGCCGTACCCGAATACGGCGGTGGCCAAGGATGCGGCCGGGGCCAAGTGGCATCAGGGCTTCATCTATCTGTGGAACTTCGTCGGCCCGTACTGGTTGTGGCTGCCGCTGCTGATCCTGGCGATCGCCGCGGTGTTCGCGGTGCGGTCCGGCCGCGCCTCGGGCTCGCTCGACCGCCGTGCCGTCGACGACGAGGTCTCCGAAGGTTCGGAGACGCGCTGGCGCAATCGGATTCACCGGTTCAGCGTCCGATTGCGCACTCCCGCGGCCGTTGCCACGCTCATGGTCGGCAGCGGTGTGGTGCTCATCGTCTACGAGTTGCGTGTCGGCGGCGACTTCATGCACGGTCGCATGCTGCTGCCGCAGCTGTTCTGCCTGATGCTGCCGGTGGCCGTGCTGCCGGTGCGGCTGCCGCAGAACATCTTCAGTGGTCAGCGCGGCGGGCGCCGCGTGGACTGGGCGCTGGCGGTGGTGCTGGCGGGCTTCGTCGGCACCGCGGGCTGGGCGCTGTTCGCGGCCAATACGACGGCCATCACGACCGGCACCAAGATCGCCTCGACGGGCATTGTGGACGAGCGGATCTACTACGTCCTCAATACCGGTCACGATCATCCGATCCTGGCCGAGGACTATCTGGACTATCCGCGCATGCGCGCCATGGTCCGCGATATCACCGACACCCCGGACGGCGGCCTGCTGCTCAATTCGCCGTCCTTCATGTTCTGGTACGTCGCACCGCCGCCCGCGCCCATTCCCGACGGTGGCGCCGGACATACCGTCTTCTTCCTGAATCTCGGTATGACCAGCATGAACGTGCCGCTGAACGTGCGGGTCATCGATCAGATGGGCCTGGCGTATCCGCTTGCGGCGCATACCGACCGGCTCACCGACGGCCGCATCGGGCACGACAAGAACCTGTACCCGGACTGGGTCGTGGTGGATGCGGGCATGGTCGACAAGCATCCGTGGCTGCCCTGGTACATGGACGACAAGTGGGTGCAGCAGGCGCGAGTCGCGCTGTCCTGCCCGCAGACCCAGGATCTGCTGGCGTCCTCGCGGTCGCCGCTGACCTTCGAGCGGTTCCGGCACAATGTGATGCAGTCACTGGACTTCTCGAAGTACCGCATCGATCGGGTGCCGAAGTACGAGATCGAACGGTGCGGGTTGGTCGATCCGTATCCGTCGGCTCCGGCGGTGCCGGTGCCGCCCAAGTAG
- a CDS encoding phosphatase PAP2 family protein, producing the protein MTASQSATEPDRGLHIVPETPVTAPPAEVKILNLVQGTIGRNPAVVKVARGMSHFGDHSLGWIGIAAVGALVDKPRRREWAGVAVGAFGAHAASVVIKRIVRRPRPNDPSVQVNVSTPGKLSFPSSHATSTTAAAVLLGRLTGLPLPAVLVPPMLLSRVVLGVHYPSDVLAGSALGAASAAVVLAAEKRLAK; encoded by the coding sequence ATGACCGCCAGTCAGTCGGCCACCGAGCCTGATCGTGGATTGCACATCGTCCCCGAGACCCCCGTGACCGCACCGCCCGCCGAGGTGAAGATCCTCAATCTGGTGCAGGGCACCATCGGCCGGAACCCGGCCGTGGTCAAGGTCGCTCGCGGTATGTCGCATTTCGGCGATCACTCGCTCGGCTGGATCGGCATCGCGGCGGTGGGGGCGCTCGTCGACAAACCCCGCCGACGGGAGTGGGCCGGGGTCGCGGTCGGCGCGTTCGGGGCGCACGCCGCCTCCGTCGTCATCAAGAGAATCGTCCGCCGCCCGCGCCCGAATGATCCATCGGTGCAGGTCAACGTGTCGACGCCGGGCAAGCTCAGTTTCCCGTCCTCGCATGCGACCTCCACGACGGCGGCGGCGGTGTTGCTCGGCAGGCTCACCGGGTTACCCTTGCCCGCGGTGCTCGTCCCGCCGATGCTGCTTTCCCGGGTCGTCCTCGGGGTTCACTACCCATCCGACGTGCTCGCCGGTTCCGCGCTGGGCGCCGCATCAGCTGCTGTTGTGCTTGCCGCCGAAAAGAGACTCGCGAAGTGA
- a CDS encoding alpha/beta hydrolase: MVLGVAATLVLPLALTVVGTGPATAAFNPAAFDFWVDSPVMGPIKTRVLRAADGNTDRVVYALDGQRATEILNGWENDTNVADVLASWNINVVMPVGGESSFYADWNSPSSFFGVPAGAGSSAANTGSGATEALGAGPGKSYRYDWETFLTDQLRWALRDRLGFNPNRNGVFGLSMGGSAALTLAAYHPDQFSYAGSFSGYLNISAPGMREAIRVAMIDAGGYNVDSMAPPWGDRWLRMDPFVFAPTLIGNNTRLWVAAGSGLPMQQDLDIPLGAATDRIVRGSPLEALALANTRAFQVRMDTLGARNVTYSFPPVGLHAWTNWQDEAYRMIPDMSANIG; this comes from the coding sequence ATGGTCCTGGGCGTCGCCGCGACGCTTGTCCTGCCACTTGCTCTCACGGTGGTCGGAACCGGGCCTGCGACAGCGGCGTTCAACCCGGCGGCCTTCGACTTCTGGGTGGACTCGCCGGTCATGGGTCCGATCAAGACCCGGGTGCTGCGCGCGGCGGACGGTAATACCGACCGGGTCGTCTATGCCCTCGATGGTCAGCGCGCCACCGAGATCTTGAACGGCTGGGAGAACGACACCAATGTCGCGGACGTCCTGGCCAGCTGGAATATCAATGTGGTCATGCCGGTCGGCGGTGAGTCCAGTTTCTATGCCGACTGGAATTCCCCGAGTTCGTTCTTCGGGGTCCCGGCGGGTGCGGGTTCGTCCGCGGCCAATACCGGTTCGGGCGCCACCGAGGCGCTCGGCGCCGGACCGGGCAAGAGCTACCGGTACGACTGGGAAACCTTCCTGACCGACCAGTTGCGCTGGGCACTGCGGGATCGCCTGGGGTTCAATCCCAATCGCAATGGCGTCTTCGGCCTGTCCATGGGCGGCAGTGCGGCGCTGACCCTGGCCGCCTATCACCCGGATCAGTTCAGTTATGCCGGTTCCTTTTCCGGCTACCTGAACATCTCCGCACCGGGTATGCGGGAGGCGATTCGGGTCGCCATGATCGACGCCGGTGGTTACAACGTCGATTCCATGGCCCCGCCCTGGGGTGACCGCTGGCTGCGCATGGATCCGTTCGTCTTCGCCCCCACCCTGATCGGGAACAACACCCGGCTCTGGGTCGCGGCGGGCAGCGGGCTGCCCATGCAGCAGGATCTCGATATCCCGCTCGGCGCGGCCACGGACCGAATCGTGCGGGGTTCGCCGCTGGAGGCGTTGGCGCTGGCCAATACTCGGGCCTTCCAGGTGCGCATGGACACGCTGGGCGCCCGGAATGTCACGTATTCGTTCCCGCCGGTCGGTCTGCACGCCTGGACCAACTGGCAGGACGAGGCGTATCGCATGATTCCGGACATGTCCGCAAATATCGGGTAA
- a CDS encoding decaprenyl-phosphate phosphoribosyltransferase produces the protein MSEEPTGVDLDEGVIKGPPKTLIGGLVKAVRPRQWVKNVLVLAAPLAAGKDAAGHVVFTDMSVLLHVGVAFVAFCLAASGIYLVNDALDVEADRAHPTKRYRPIAAGVVPVNLAYTLSLVLLVASLALSFVASWHLAVVMAVYIGIQLAYCFGLKHQAVLDICIVSSGFLLRAVAGGAAADIKLSQWFLLIMAFGSLFMAAGKRYAELKIALDTGAKIRKSLQYYTATYLRFVWTLSATAVVVFYGLWAFEQGRIKDTDWFAISMVPFTIAVLRYAVDVDGGEAGEPEEIALGDRILQFLAIAWIGAVGVAVYLT, from the coding sequence ATGAGCGAAGAGCCGACCGGCGTTGACCTGGACGAAGGTGTCATCAAGGGCCCGCCGAAGACCCTGATCGGCGGTCTGGTGAAGGCCGTGCGCCCACGCCAGTGGGTCAAGAACGTGCTCGTACTGGCGGCGCCACTGGCAGCGGGCAAGGACGCCGCCGGCCATGTGGTTTTCACCGATATGTCGGTGCTGCTGCACGTCGGCGTCGCCTTCGTGGCGTTCTGCCTCGCGGCCTCGGGCATCTACCTGGTCAACGACGCGCTGGACGTGGAGGCCGACCGGGCCCACCCGACCAAGCGCTACCGGCCGATCGCCGCCGGTGTGGTTCCGGTGAACCTCGCCTACACGCTGTCGCTCGTACTGCTGGTCGCGTCGCTCGCGCTGTCGTTCGTGGCGTCGTGGCATCTGGCCGTGGTGATGGCCGTGTACATCGGCATTCAGCTGGCCTACTGCTTCGGCCTCAAGCACCAGGCCGTGCTCGATATCTGCATCGTCTCCTCCGGCTTCCTGCTGCGCGCGGTCGCCGGTGGCGCCGCCGCCGATATCAAGCTGTCCCAGTGGTTCCTGCTCATCATGGCTTTCGGCTCGCTGTTCATGGCGGCCGGAAAGCGCTACGCCGAGTTGAAGATCGCGCTCGACACCGGCGCCAAGATTCGCAAGTCGCTGCAGTACTACACGGCCACCTACCTGCGTTTCGTCTGGACCCTGTCGGCCACCGCGGTGGTGGTCTTCTACGGGCTGTGGGCGTTCGAACAGGGCCGGATCAAGGACACCGACTGGTTCGCGATCTCGATGGTGCCCTTCACCATCGCGGTGCTGCGCTACGCGGTGGACGTCGACGGCGGTGAAGCCGGTGAACCCGAAGAGATCGCCCTGGGGGACCGGATCCTCCAGTTCCTCGCAATAGCCTGGATCGGAGCGGTAGGTGTCGCTGTCTATCTCACCTGA
- the glf gene encoding UDP-galactopyranose mutase codes for MTVASPFDLIVVGSGFFGLTIAERTANLLGKRVLVVDRRYHLGGNAYSEAEPETGIEIHKYGAHLFHTSNKRVWDYVNQFTEFTNYQHRVYALHKGQAYQFPMGLGLISQFFGRYFTPEEARALIAEQSAEIDTKDAANLEEKAVSLIGRPLYEAFIRDYTAKQWQTDPRELPAGNITRLPVRYNFDNRYFNDTYEGLPKDGYTAWLTKMAESELIEVRVDTDWFDVRDELRAQNPDAPVIYTGPLDAYFDYSEGELGWRTIDFETEVLKTGDFQGTSVMNYNDADAPYTRIIEPRHFHPERDYPNDKTVIMREFSRFAQTGDEPYYPVNTPDDRAKLLAYRELAKAETASAKVLFGGRLGTYQYLDMHMAIGAALSMFDNVLRPHLESGAALVDTAE; via the coding sequence GTGACCGTCGCATCCCCCTTCGATCTCATCGTCGTCGGCTCCGGCTTCTTCGGGCTGACCATCGCCGAACGCACCGCCAACCTGCTGGGCAAGCGGGTCCTGGTGGTCGACCGCCGCTACCACCTCGGTGGTAACGCGTACTCGGAGGCGGAGCCAGAGACCGGCATCGAAATCCACAAGTACGGTGCTCACCTTTTCCACACCTCGAACAAACGGGTGTGGGATTACGTGAACCAGTTCACCGAATTCACCAACTACCAGCACCGCGTCTACGCGCTGCATAAGGGTCAGGCCTACCAGTTCCCCATGGGACTCGGCCTCATCTCCCAGTTCTTCGGCCGCTACTTCACGCCGGAGGAAGCACGCGCGCTGATCGCCGAGCAGTCCGCCGAGATCGACACCAAGGATGCTGCCAATCTCGAGGAGAAGGCGGTGTCCCTGATCGGCCGCCCGCTCTACGAGGCGTTCATCCGTGACTACACCGCAAAGCAGTGGCAGACCGACCCACGGGAGCTGCCCGCAGGCAATATCACCCGCCTGCCGGTGCGCTACAACTTCGACAATCGGTACTTCAACGACACCTACGAGGGTCTGCCCAAGGACGGGTACACCGCGTGGCTGACCAAGATGGCCGAGAGCGAGCTCATCGAGGTCCGTGTCGACACCGACTGGTTCGACGTCCGCGACGAGCTCCGGGCGCAGAACCCGGACGCGCCCGTCATCTACACCGGCCCGCTGGACGCCTATTTTGATTACAGCGAGGGCGAACTCGGATGGCGCACTATCGATTTCGAGACCGAGGTCTTGAAAACCGGTGACTTCCAGGGCACCTCGGTCATGAACTACAACGACGCGGACGCGCCCTACACCCGCATCATCGAGCCGCGCCACTTCCACCCCGAGCGCGACTACCCGAACGACAAGACCGTCATCATGCGCGAGTTCTCCCGCTTCGCTCAGACCGGCGACGAACCGTACTACCCTGTCAACACCCCCGACGACCGCGCCAAGCTGCTCGCCTACCGCGAGCTCGCCAAGGCCGAAACCGCCTCGGCCAAGGTCCTTTTCGGTGGCCGCCTCGGCACCTACCAGTACCTCGACATGCATATGGCCATCGGCGCCGCGCTCAGCATGTTCGATAATGTGCTGCGCCCGCACCTGGAGTCCGGCGCCGCGCTGGTGGACACCGCCGAATGA
- a CDS encoding alpha/beta hydrolase, with the protein MMRGAQDRRRRSSGGWMRKSVLGMALALLLPFGASVAGVAGSANAAFNPTAMDFWVDSSSGMGPIKSRIFRAADGNTDRVVYALDGMRARDDISGWENDTDVANALTAANINVVMPVGGQSSFYADWAAPSTFLGVPAGTGSGSLSSSGSASGSSSGSGGLQIMAGGPGKSFRYTWETFLTKDLRNALSARLGFNPNRNGVFGLSMGGSAALTLAAYHPDQFSFAGSFSGYLNISAPGMREAMRLAMIDAGGFNVDSMALPWSPQWLRMDPFVFAPQLKANNTRLWISAASAIPGPGDVTSVMSVLQGMPLEALALANTRAFQVRMAAIGANNVDYDFPAAGVHNWANWAAEVYRMVPDLSANIG; encoded by the coding sequence ATGATGCGAGGTGCGCAGGATAGACGTCGGAGATCGAGCGGCGGCTGGATGAGGAAGTCTGTCCTCGGCATGGCCTTGGCGCTACTGCTCCCGTTCGGGGCGTCGGTGGCAGGTGTGGCAGGGTCCGCGAACGCGGCGTTCAATCCGACCGCTATGGATTTCTGGGTCGACTCGTCCAGCGGGATGGGCCCGATCAAATCGCGCATCTTCCGGGCCGCGGACGGTAATACCGACCGCGTCGTCTACGCGCTCGACGGTATGCGCGCCCGTGACGACATCAGTGGCTGGGAAAACGACACCGATGTGGCCAATGCGCTGACCGCCGCGAATATCAATGTGGTCATGCCGGTCGGCGGCCAGTCCAGTTTCTACGCCGACTGGGCCGCGCCCAGCACCTTCCTCGGCGTTCCCGCCGGTACCGGCTCCGGCTCGCTGTCGTCGTCGGGCTCGGCGTCCGGTTCCTCCTCGGGTTCCGGCGGCCTGCAGATCATGGCCGGTGGCCCGGGCAAGAGCTTCCGCTACACGTGGGAGACCTTCCTGACCAAGGACCTGCGTAATGCACTCAGCGCCCGCCTCGGCTTCAACCCGAACCGCAATGGCGTCTTCGGTCTGTCCATGGGTGGTTCGGCGGCGCTGACCCTGGCGGCCTACCACCCGGATCAGTTCAGCTTCGCGGGTTCGTTCTCCGGTTACCTGAACATCTCCGCCCCCGGCATGCGAGAGGCCATGCGCCTGGCCATGATCGACGCCGGCGGCTTCAATGTCGACTCGATGGCACTGCCGTGGAGCCCGCAGTGGCTGCGCATGGACCCGTTCGTCTTCGCGCCGCAGTTGAAGGCCAACAACACCCGGCTCTGGATCTCCGCCGCCAGCGCCATCCCCGGACCGGGCGATGTGACGTCGGTGATGTCGGTCCTGCAGGGCATGCCGCTGGAGGCGCTCGCGCTGGCCAACACCCGCGCCTTCCAGGTGCGTATGGCCGCCATCGGCGCCAACAATGTCGACTACGACTTCCCCGCGGCCGGTGTGCACAACTGGGCCAACTGGGCAGCCGAGGTCTACCGCATGGTTCCGGACCTGTCCGCCAATATCGGCTAG
- a CDS encoding glycosyltransferase encodes MTPEESHGATRAKSLLQRIILPRPGEPLDVRKLYLEESDTNAKRAHATSRTSLSIGAESEVSFCTYFNAVPASYWRRWSVLQSMVLRLELSGHGRVDVYRSKADGSRIHVQGNEFSTPGDAQDTLVEFEVDLGPFEDGGWIWFDITTDSAVQLRSGGWYAPIEAPGEGSIAIGMPTFNRPTDAVKTITALGSDPLVLEKIKAVIIPDQGTRKVVDEPGFAEAALPLGDRLAIHNQPNLGGSGGYSRVMYEALKTTDAEFIVYMDDDIEIEPDSILRALAFSRFAKSPILTGGQMLNLQERSHLHTMGEIVDRSIFMWTAPANVEYDHDFSKNPLSDRDNSKLLHRRIDVDFNGWWTCVIPRRVAEEIGQPLPLFLKWDDVEYGLRARDHGYPTVTLPGAAVWHMAWSDKDDAIDWQAYFHLRNRLVVASLHLPNDGRPMVVNTIKATLKHLLCLEYSTVAIQNEAIRDYLAGPDKLFELLPTALGKVHAMRKQFPDAVVLPSSTELPLPSHAEVGAVGEPSNPLSKIARLGRGVVHNFRKANTKHHDVPQLNVPTLDARWYLLSQVDGVTVTTADGRGVVYRKRDPRKAAELFREALRLRRELAERFPEVREQYRAAHSHLTSKAAWENTFGISTVGITSDSGNESK; translated from the coding sequence ATGACGCCAGAAGAGTCTCACGGAGCGACCCGCGCCAAGTCCCTCCTGCAGCGCATCATCCTGCCCCGGCCGGGCGAGCCCCTCGACGTACGCAAGCTGTACCTCGAGGAGTCCGATACCAACGCCAAACGCGCGCACGCCACCTCGCGCACCTCGCTGTCCATCGGCGCGGAGTCCGAGGTGTCGTTCTGCACCTACTTCAATGCGGTCCCGGCCAGCTACTGGCGGCGCTGGAGCGTATTGCAGTCGATGGTGCTGCGGCTGGAACTCTCCGGTCACGGACGTGTGGACGTGTACCGGTCCAAGGCCGACGGATCGCGAATCCACGTGCAGGGCAACGAGTTCAGCACGCCGGGCGATGCGCAGGACACCCTGGTCGAGTTCGAGGTGGATCTGGGCCCGTTCGAGGACGGCGGCTGGATCTGGTTCGACATCACCACCGACAGCGCGGTGCAGCTGCGCAGCGGCGGCTGGTACGCACCGATCGAGGCGCCGGGTGAGGGCAGCATCGCCATCGGCATGCCGACCTTCAACCGCCCCACCGATGCGGTGAAAACCATTACCGCCCTGGGTAGCGACCCGCTGGTGCTGGAGAAGATCAAGGCCGTCATCATCCCCGACCAGGGCACTCGCAAGGTCGTGGACGAGCCGGGCTTCGCCGAAGCCGCACTGCCGCTGGGTGATCGCCTGGCCATCCACAACCAGCCCAATCTGGGTGGGTCCGGTGGTTACAGCCGGGTCATGTACGAGGCGCTCAAGACCACGGACGCCGAGTTCATCGTCTACATGGACGATGACATCGAGATCGAACCCGACAGCATCCTGCGCGCACTCGCGTTCTCGCGCTTCGCCAAATCGCCCATCCTCACCGGTGGTCAGATGCTGAACCTGCAGGAGCGCTCGCACCTGCACACCATGGGCGAGATCGTGGACCGGTCCATCTTCATGTGGACCGCGCCCGCGAATGTCGAGTACGACCACGACTTCTCGAAGAATCCGCTCAGCGACCGCGACAATTCCAAGCTGCTGCACCGTCGCATCGATGTGGACTTCAACGGCTGGTGGACCTGCGTCATCCCGCGCCGGGTGGCCGAGGAGATCGGGCAGCCGCTGCCGCTGTTCCTCAAATGGGACGACGTCGAATACGGTTTGCGCGCAAGGGATCACGGCTATCCGACCGTCACCCTGCCGGGTGCGGCCGTCTGGCATATGGCCTGGAGCGACAAGGACGACGCCATCGACTGGCAGGCGTACTTCCACCTGCGCAACCGCCTGGTGGTCGCCTCGCTGCACCTGCCCAACGACGGCCGGCCCATGGTGGTCAACACCATCAAGGCCACGCTGAAACACCTGCTCTGCCTGGAGTATTCGACGGTGGCCATCCAGAACGAGGCCATTCGCGACTACCTCGCCGGACCGGACAAGCTCTTCGAGCTGCTGCCGACCGCGCTCGGCAAGGTGCACGCCATGCGCAAGCAGTTCCCGGACGCCGTGGTGCTGCCGTCCTCCACCGAACTGCCGCTGCCCAGCCATGCCGAGGTGGGCGCGGTCGGCGAACCGTCGAACCCGCTCTCGAAGATCGCGCGGCTCGGCAGGGGCGTGGTGCACAACTTCCGCAAGGCCAATACCAAGCACCATGACGTCCCGCAGCTGAATGTGCCGACGCTGGATGCCCGCTGGTACCTGCTGTCACAGGTGGACGGCGTCACCGTCACCACCGCCGACGGCCGCGGTGTGGTCTACCGCAAGCGGGATCCGCGCAAGGCCGCCGAGCTGTTCCGCGAGGCGCTGCGGCTGCGCAGGGAGCTGGCCGAGCGCTTCCCCGAGGTGCGCGAGCAGTATCGTGCGGCGCATTCACATCTCACGAGCAAGGCGGCTTGGGAGAACACCTTTGGAATAAGCACCGTTGGGATCACGAGCGACTCAGGGAATGAGAGCAAATGA
- a CDS encoding alpha/beta hydrolase yields the protein MRGLTVGGAQEIRARGAGAGRGWLRKSAVGLAVAALLPFGASVAGAGLGSGVAHAAFNPAGMDFYVDSTMGPIKSRVFRAADGNTDRVVYLLDGMRARDDDSGWEIETGAAQTLMAANINVVMPVGGMSSFYADWASPSTFLGIPAGTLAGSGSGATEALAGGPGKTSAYMWETFLTQNLRDALRDRLGFNVTHNGVVGLSMSGSAAMVLAAFYPNQFSYAASLSGALNLSMPGMRDAVRVAMLDAGGYNIDALAKAKDAKWQHLDPFTFAPKLKANNTRLFISAGSGLPSSADAINASTVEGMGIEAIALVGTKSFQARLSGLGDSNVTYDYPAVGVHNWKNWESELNRLTPDLSAHIG from the coding sequence ATGCGAGGCTTGACTGTGGGTGGGGCACAGGAGATTCGGGCCCGGGGCGCAGGCGCCGGGCGCGGGTGGCTGAGAAAGTCAGCCGTGGGTCTGGCCGTGGCGGCCTTGCTACCGTTCGGGGCGTCGGTGGCAGGAGCTGGTCTCGGCTCCGGTGTCGCGCACGCCGCCTTCAATCCCGCCGGTATGGACTTCTATGTCGATTCGACTATGGGGCCCATCAAATCTCGTGTGTTCCGGGCGGCGGACGGTAATACCGACCGGGTGGTCTATCTGCTCGACGGTATGCGCGCCCGCGACGACGACAGCGGCTGGGAAATCGAGACCGGTGCGGCGCAGACCCTGATGGCCGCGAATATCAATGTGGTCATGCCGGTCGGCGGCATGTCCAGCTTCTATGCCGACTGGGCCTCGCCGAGCACCTTCCTCGGCATCCCCGCCGGCACGCTTGCGGGCTCGGGTTCCGGCGCCACCGAGGCGCTTGCGGGCGGTCCGGGCAAGACCTCCGCGTATATGTGGGAAACGTTCCTGACGCAGAACCTGCGTGATGCGCTGCGGGATCGCCTGGGCTTCAATGTGACTCACAACGGCGTTGTCGGATTGTCGATGAGCGGCAGCGCCGCGATGGTGCTGGCGGCCTTCTATCCCAATCAGTTCTCCTACGCCGCATCGCTTTCCGGTGCGCTGAATTTGTCCATGCCGGGTATGCGGGATGCCGTCCGGGTCGCCATGCTGGATGCCGGCGGTTACAACATCGACGCGCTCGCCAAGGCCAAGGACGCCAAATGGCAGCACCTCGATCCGTTCACCTTCGCGCCGAAATTGAAGGCCAACAACACGCGCCTGTTCATTTCGGCGGGTAGTGGACTGCCGTCCTCGGCCGATGCCATCAATGCCTCCACCGTCGAGGGCATGGGTATCGAGGCCATCGCGCTGGTGGGTACCAAATCCTTCCAGGCTCGGCTCTCCGGTCTGGGCGACAGCAATGTCACCTACGACTATCCGGCCGTCGGTGTGCACAACTGGAAAAACTGGGAGTCCGAGCTGAATCGACTGACCCCTGATTTGTCGGCGCACATTGGCTGA
- a CDS encoding alpha/beta hydrolase, producing the protein MRFSMGALRRAGAGLAFAMVLPWAVAVGGGAAPAAAGFDPAGSDFWVDSSMGPIKSRIFRAQDGNTQRVVYALDGLRARNDLSGWEIDTDVERALTAWNINVVMPIGGQSSFYSDWVAPSNTNGQPAPYAWETFLTRDLRNALAGRLGFNPNGNGVFGLSMGGSAALVLAAYHPDQFRYAASYSGYLNISAPGMREALRMALLDAGGFNIDSMWGPPWSELWLRNDPFVFAPLLRANGTRLWISSGNGQPGPRDAVNSALDAFNLTNAAGLETIALANTRAFQARMDSLGPGNAVFDYTPNGVHSWGYWADQVYKMLPDLSANIG; encoded by the coding sequence ATGCGTTTCTCGATGGGTGCACTCCGCAGGGCCGGAGCCGGTCTGGCATTCGCCATGGTGTTGCCATGGGCGGTGGCGGTAGGCGGCGGAGCGGCCCCGGCGGCAGCCGGATTCGATCCGGCCGGATCGGACTTCTGGGTCGATTCGAGTATGGGCCCGATCAAGTCGCGCATCTTCCGCGCACAGGACGGCAATACCCAGCGGGTGGTGTACGCCCTGGACGGATTGCGGGCGCGTAATGACCTGTCCGGCTGGGAGATCGACACCGATGTCGAGCGGGCGCTCACCGCCTGGAACATCAATGTGGTCATGCCGATCGGCGGCCAGTCCAGTTTCTACTCCGACTGGGTGGCGCCCAGCAATACCAATGGGCAGCCCGCGCCGTATGCCTGGGAAACCTTTCTGACCCGGGATCTGCGAAATGCGCTGGCCGGGCGGCTGGGCTTCAATCCGAACGGGAACGGTGTGTTCGGATTGTCCATGGGCGGCAGCGCGGCCCTGGTGCTCGCAGCGTATCACCCGGACCAGTTCCGTTATGCCGCATCATATTCCGGTTATCTGAATATCTCCGCGCCCGGTATGCGCGAAGCGCTGCGGATGGCGCTGCTCGATGCCGGCGGCTTCAACATCGACTCCATGTGGGGACCACCGTGGAGCGAATTGTGGCTCCGCAACGATCCTTTCGTGTTCGCACCACTGCTGCGGGCCAATGGCACCCGGCTGTGGATCTCCTCGGGTAACGGCCAGCCCGGCCCGCGGGATGCGGTGAACTCCGCACTGGATGCCTTCAACCTGACGAATGCGGCCGGGCTGGAGACCATCGCGCTCGCGAATACCCGTGCCTTCCAAGCGCGTATGGACTCGCTCGGTCCCGGCAATGCCGTCTTCGACTACACCCCGAACGGTGTGCACAGCTGGGGTTACTGGGCGGATCAGGTCTACAAGATGCTTCCGGATCTGAGTGCGAACATCGGCTGA